CTGCAGTCTATGCCACAAGGCCTTCGGTGGAGGTAGCACGATCCCGGTGGATGGAGCATAGTCGATGAAGGAAATGGTGACGGACCGGTTCATCTCCGTCCAGGCTGTGGCGGATATGCTCTCCTGCACGGAACATCACGTTTATGATCTGATACGAGATGGTCGCCTCCAAGCCATCAAGATCGGTCAGCGGGCACTTCGCATATCCTGGAATTCCCTCCAGGATTTCATCGCAACTGCTCATGTTGATCCCGAAGATTACCTTGCACCGTAGGAACCTGATCCGGAACCTGTCCAGACACCAAAAATCGCCAGGTCAAAATGGATGAGCCGTTGAAGCTTATTACTGACTTTATTTAATGTGCTCCAAAGGAATGAGTTCTGCTTAAACGAAAGTTTTGCACGAAATACATAAATTGATCTGCTGTACAAAACGTCGGTTTTTTGACATTAAACCATCAGATGCTGACTTTTCGTCGCTTCATACTTCAATCTATGAATGATCTCTATCGTCATGTCCTGTTTTGCAATTCAAAAGAGCAGCTATCTTGTAGCAGATACCCAAACGTGAATGTTTTTCGTTACATTTATCACAACTGTTTTTTCGAGCAGCATTCTTCCTCGACCGTGGAAATCTGAAATAGAACAAAGATGTTCCATGGCTTGGTTATTGCTCGATTAGGTCAATCCTATCAGCAGCTCTATGTTTCAAAGTGTTGCACATCCTTAAACGAAACGAGGACATTGACCCGCTGAAAGGTATTAATTGAGTTAGAGATGAGATTAAAGGACTGGTGCAACACTGAATCTTGACAGGAATTCTAAAAAATGAAGGATACAGAAACTTTGCCAAACATCGAGGTGGGCTGCGGTGTGGCGTCTGGCGATGATTCCTATACGGTTGGCCTGGAGGCTGCAAAACAGGCGATGGTCAGCATTACCACACACCCCTTGTCTGCAGTGATTATCTTTGCCTCAGTATCTTATCAACTCAACGAAATGCTTTCCGGTGTCCAGAGTATAGTGGGTGATGTACCCTTATTTGGTTCCAGTTCTGCCGCAGAAATCTGTAATCGAATTTCCTCCAATAGTGTTGTAGTCATGGCGCTTGCGTCTCCTTTTCTCAAGGTCAAGGTTGGTTTGGGGAAACGCGTATCGGAAGACTGGCAAAAGGCCGTACAGGAAGCAGTAAGAAACGAAAAGCTGGCCCCCTTTTTTACTCCTCAGAATAATGCTGTTTACAATGAAATGACCAAGGAAGGCTTATCATGCTTTAGCGTTTTATTTTCACCTGGAAGTACGCAGGATACCGATTCAAAAAGCCCGGAAATTCTGGAAGAACTCAAACGTCTTTCTAAAGGACGTGTTCCTTTTTTCGGAGGAGCTGCATGTGATGACATGCAGACGGGCGGAGAAAGCAACTATGTCTTTCATGGAAATAAGGCATACAGTGACAGTGTTGTCCTTGCAGTCTTTGAAACTAGTCTTCAGTTCGGGACTGCCATGGGCCATGGTTTTCATCCTACAAAAAGCAAAGTCATCGCAACCAAAGTCCGAGATTGCGAGATTCTGGAACTGGATGGAAAACCTGCTGCCGATGTTTTTGCGGAACTCCATGATCTCAACATGGAATCACTTGTAGGTAAGGCTTTGTTTGAACAGTTGGCAAAGCCCTTTGGTATGCGTCATGTATTGGGGCAGTATACCCTTTTTGTTCCTCGCTATCTCACTCCCGAGAAGGGTATTCTCCTCGCCCATCCTGTCCCTGAAGGCGCTCAACTCTTTGTTATGGAAGCCTTTGAGGAAGAGGTGATTGCAGCGGGGAGGGAGACACTGCTGCGGGCCATGTCTCAGTCAGGGATTGGTCGTCCTGCAGTAATCCTTGTTTGTTCCTGTTTCCTGAGGATGCACCTCCTGGAAGGAAACATTGATAAGGAGATCTCTTCGATCAATGAAATAATGCCAGGTGTTCCCGTGGCAGGGTTCTACTCTGCGGGCGAACAGGGGATCAATGATGATCATGTGAGCCATCATAACAACGAAGCCATCGTTATCCTGCTGCTTGGCAATGAACTGTCCTACGCAGCCAGAGTGGCAGAACAAAACCGAAACCTGAATCGAATTCTGGAGGCCCAAGTCGCCGAGCAAAAACGCCTGGAAAGGGAGTTGGTGGAACAGGTCCATTTTCTCCAAACTCTGATCGATAACATTCCCAATCCCGTCTTTTATAAAGATCCTGAGGGCAGGTACCTTGGCTGCAACAAGGCCCTCGAGAAATACTTAAACGTTCGGCGGGAGAAGATCTTGGGAAAGGGCGTTCAAGATATCCCGACAGCAGACTTAATAGAACTTCACCAAAAAATGGATGCTGAATTAATCTGCAAAGGCGGGAGTGTGGTTTATGAATCCAAAACACATCCCAAAGACGGCAATGCACATCATGACATCATTCATAAAGCCCTTTTTCACAAAGCCGATGGCTCCCTGGGGGGTATTGTTTCGGTCATAACTGATATCACGGAACAGAAGCATACCGAGGAGGCATTAAGAACCAGCGA
The Syntrophus gentianae genome window above contains:
- a CDS encoding helix-turn-helix transcriptional regulator; amino-acid sequence: MKEMVTDRFISVQAVADMLSCTEHHVYDLIRDGRLQAIKIGQRALRISWNSLQDFIATAHVDPEDYLAP
- a CDS encoding FIST N-terminal domain-containing protein; this encodes MKDTETLPNIEVGCGVASGDDSYTVGLEAAKQAMVSITTHPLSAVIIFASVSYQLNEMLSGVQSIVGDVPLFGSSSAAEICNRISSNSVVVMALASPFLKVKVGLGKRVSEDWQKAVQEAVRNEKLAPFFTPQNNAVYNEMTKEGLSCFSVLFSPGSTQDTDSKSPEILEELKRLSKGRVPFFGGAACDDMQTGGESNYVFHGNKAYSDSVVLAVFETSLQFGTAMGHGFHPTKSKVIATKVRDCEILELDGKPAADVFAELHDLNMESLVGKALFEQLAKPFGMRHVLGQYTLFVPRYLTPEKGILLAHPVPEGAQLFVMEAFEEEVIAAGRETLLRAMSQSGIGRPAVILVCSCFLRMHLLEGNIDKEISSINEIMPGVPVAGFYSAGEQGINDDHVSHHNNEAIVILLLGNELSYAARVAEQNRNLNRILEAQVAEQKRLERELVEQVHFLQTLIDNIPNPVFYKDPEGRYLGCNKALEKYLNVRREKILGKGVQDIPTADLIELHQKMDAELICKGGSVVYESKTHPKDGNAHHDIIHKALFHKADGSLGGIVSVITDITEQKHTEEALRTSEEKFMKAFQGNPTMMAISRISGEIIEINESHLKDFGLTRQEVIGKKALELGLFVHAEQYDVLRKTLKEQGFAQNLDLALRTKDGNIRHCLFSAERIELQGTEHMLVLLQDITDRKRAEEEQLHRIKLQNALEMAGTICHELNQPMQVLSGYTELLMSNLPQDEKYLGKLRIIKEQTKRVGIITEKLMALKDCSVKNYAGISEIIDIYRN